A DNA window from Brassica napus cultivar Da-Ae chromosome C1, Da-Ae, whole genome shotgun sequence contains the following coding sequences:
- the LOC106409301 gene encoding microtubule-binding protein TANGLED-like gives MVARTPQKQRRVAMVALPPLNSELLKETINKVDKCMERLQELQYTIAGGTKVVSGVNLSPRSTRIYLKTSLRCKQETLRIKNATNKKSPLGKFPASSPGDWRKMSLPAMLLGETVNEILQASQVTRDIVDALAPKKSRKSEEDGCPKTPETQQKSLEPNPKTVSSNIKARRKKEKQKNKRSEPTSPASIHKARSRIVFKIVSPQTKPEKKAQVKGDGENSFRHLANRVSPKHKPWVKKAVLFPNPLFISGSSTQQAKFSRTMSPVIARSNKETPQKFLIRSPTSTSASKFQVKIKSPPKVSVSPNRSRSNLARKSPTRSVTLEKKSPRLSAAAKLRRSFTPTRNGSNVARKSSVSPKRVTLQAFISPSRNGGNVGKKSPKPSISPTRLGKKTQKLSTAAKLKRSFSPSRLAMRLVSPLKSRKSVGNCDDDGVGMMVSGLKQRPVIVPKRFSMGRI, from the exons GTTGATAAATGTATGGAAAGACTGCAAGAGCTGCAGTATACAATAGCAGGAGGAACCAAAGTTGTCTCTGGTGTGAACCTTAGCCCTAGAAGCACTAGAATTTATTTGAAGACTAGCCTTAGATGCAAGCAAGAAACCTTAAG GATCAAGAATGCTACTAACAAGAAATCTCCATTAGGGAAGTTTCCAGCTTCCTCACCAG GAGACTGGAGGAAAATGTCACTACCAGCAATGCTACTAGGAGAGACAGTAAACGAAATCTTACAAGCCTCACAGGTCACTAGAGACATTGTAGACGCCCTTGCACCAAAGAAGAGTAGAAAGTCAGAAGAAGACGGTTGCCCGAAGACACCTGAGACTCAACAGAAATCACTGGAACCAAACCCTAAAACTGTCAGCAGTAATATCAAAGCGAGAAGGAAGAAAGAGAAGCAGAAGAACAAACGTTCAGAACCAACTTCTCCTGCTTCTATACATAAGGCTCGTTCAAGGATTGTGTTCAAGATTGTCTCTCCACAGACAAAACCAGAGAAGAAGGCTCAAGTAAAAGGGGATGGTGAGAATAGTTTTAGGCATTTGGCTAATAGGGTTTCGCCAAAGCACAAACCTTGGGTTAAAAAGGCTGTTCTTTTCCCTAACCCTTTGTTTATCTCCGGTTCCTCTACACAACAAGCTAAGTTCAGTAGAACTATGTCTCCTGTCATAGCCAGAAGTAATAAAGAGACGCCACAGAAGTTCTTGATCAGGTCTCCAACTTCCACATCAGCATCAAAGTTTCAGGTTAAGATCAAGAGCCCACCTAAAGTTTCAGTTTCTCCTAACAGAAGCAGAAGTAACTTGGCTCGCAAGTCACCAACAAGAAGTGTAACCTTGGAAAAGAAGTCTCCGAGGCTATCTGCAGCTGCAAAGCTGAGAAGATCATTCACTCCTACGAGAAATGGAAGTAACGTGGCTCGCAAGTCATCTGTTTCTCCAAAGAGAGTCACACTTCAAGCATTTATATCTCCATCAAGAAATGGTGGTAACGTGGGCAAGAAGTCACCAAAGCCTTCGATTTCTCCGACTAGGCTGGGCAAGAAGACGCAGAAGCTATCAACTGCGGCAAAGCTCAAGAGGTCATTTTCGCCATCAAGGCTAGCGATGAGGCTGGTGTCTCCATTGAAGAGCAGGAAAAGTGTTGGGAACTGTGATGATGATGGAGTGGGGATGATGGTGAGTGGCTTGAAACAGCGTCCGGTTATAGTTCCTAAGAGGTTCTCGATGGGGAGAATCTAA
- the LOC111209047 gene encoding cyclin-P3-1-like, translated as METSSNSTNSSLFQWLGLIEDYDQPSTSTLPPVITLLSSVLTKMIQKNEKPFHTRRNKFRDEEITMFHGSRAPSMNIQRYTERVHRYARCSPACFVAAFVYIVRYLERPGATSMTRRLTSLNVHRLLITSILVAAKFLDRKCYNNAYYAKIGGVSTEEMNRLERTFLFDLDFRLNITAEMFEKHCLMLQRQTVPCGSGRLRTALEEMTCGCQAI; from the exons ATGGAAACTTCTAGCAACTCCACCAACTCATCGCTCTTCCAATGGTTAGGTCTTATAGAAGACTACGACCAGCCTTCTACTTCCACCCTTCCTCCTGTCATCACCCTTCTCTCCTCAGTTCTTACGAAGATGATTCAAAAGAACGAAAAGCCATTCCACACAAGACGCAACAAGTTCAGGGACGAAGAGATCACTATGTTCCATGGCTCAAGAGCACCGTCGATGAACATCCAACGTTACACAGAGAGAGTCCACAGGTACGCTCGGTGTAGCCCTGCTTGCTTCGTTGCAGCTTTTGTTTACATCGTTAGGTATCTAGAAAGACCAGGGGCTACAAGTATGACTCGTCGTCTCACATCACTTAACGTTCATCGCCTTCTCATCACCAGTATCTTGGTCGCAGCAAAATTCTTGGATCGCAA GTGTTATAATAATGCTTATTATGCGAAAATTGGAGGAGTTAGCACTGAAGAGATGAATAGGCTGGAGAGAACGTTCTTGTTCGATCTTGATTTCAGATTAAATATTACAGCGGAGATGTTTGAGAAACACTGTCTCATGTTGCAGAGACAAACGGTACCTTGTGGTTCAGGAAGACTTAGAACCGCTCTTGAAGAGATGACTTGTGGCTGCCAAGCGATCTAA
- the LOC106436005 gene encoding O-fucosyltransferase 23-like, translating to MTSPFSSKNLRLFSKSITCKCLVLVGIALFYKALFLTYSPSSFLFRARYMSDSSSSTAGVRTHKFLEVPQIVWGLNNQKIAFARACLTARTMNRTLLMPSLSASLFYKEVDKLRPIPFDKVFQFQRFNSLCKGFVRLARFSDVRNTTHSFDLEKGSGRRWTVERDLQQLKQSATNEFEVVRVVGKNPFLWHDHWPVKDYAKVFECMVVVDEISREADKVVTRIRQGGGDNRIRTGLVPFVAVHMRIEIDWMIHCKKLEQRLKVSEICSSKREIMERVGNISGLKTPTVLYLAVADSLLDEKDKESSVLTGWRDGLVPYEKKKLGVKEEVYGKYSYLIQSAIDYEVCLRADVFVGNSFSTFSSLIVLERTQKMRRLGFVSSCEDGENEWRSYAYNLAGGSKGVPRRWMTNMTHSSLEAISYGSSSVSCSSE from the coding sequence ATGACTTCTCCGTTTAGTTCCAAGAATCTAAGACTCTTTTCAAAATCCATCACTTGCAAATGCCTTGTTCTTGTTGGCATTGCTCTGTTCTACAAAGCTCTGTTTCTCACTTACTCTCCCAGTAGCTTCTTGTTTCGAGCCCGTTACATGTCAGACTCCTCCTCCTCAACAGCTGGAGTCAGAACCCACAAGTTCCTCGAGGTTCCTCAGATCGTATGGGGACTAAACAACCAGAAGATAGCTTTCGCAAGAGCTTGCTTGACCGCAAGAACCATGAACAGAACGCTTCTAATGCCTAGCCTAAGCGCTTCCTTGTTCTACAAGGAAGTAGACAAGCTCCGTCCCATCCCCTTCGATAAAGTCTTCCAGTTCCAAAGATTCAACTCTCTCTGCAAAGGGTTCGTGCGGCTCGCTCGGTTCTCCGACGTTAGAAACACAACACATTCGTTTGACCTAGAGAAAGGCAGTGGAAGGAGGTGGACAGTGGAGAGAGACTTGCAACAGCTGAAACAGTCCGCAACTAATGAGTTTGAAGTGGTCCGTGTCGTAGGAAAGAACCCTTTCTTGTGGCATGATCACTGGCCTGTTAAGGACTATGCTAAGGTCTTTGAGTGTATGGTTGTGGTTGATGAGATCTCGAGAGAAGCAGATAAAGTGGTGACGAGAATCAGACAAGGAGGGGGAGATAATAGAATCAGGACGGGTCTTGTCCCTTTTGTTGCGGTTCACATGAGGATAGAGATAGATTGGATGATACATTGTAAGAAGCTAGAGCAAAGGCTAAAGGTTTCAGAGATTTGTAGTAGTAAAAGAGAGATCATGGAGAGAGTAGGGAACATATCTGGTTTAAAGACTCCAACAGTTCTTTACCTAGCAGTAGCTGATAGTCTCTTAGatgaaaaagacaaagaatcaTCGGTCTTAACCGGTTGGAGAGACGGTTTAGTACCttatgagaagaagaagcttgggGTTAAAGAGGAGGTTTATGGGAAATATTCTTATTTGATACAGTCTGCTATTGATTATGAGGTGTGTTTAAGAGCTGATGTGTTTGTTGGTAATAGCTTTTCGACTTTCTCTAGTCTCATTGTTCTTGAGAGGACTCAGAAGATGAGAAGGTTAGGGTTTGTGAGTTCTTGTGAAGATGGTGAGAACGAGTGGAGATCATATGCATATAATCTTGCTGGAGGATCAAAGGGAGTTCCAAGGAGATGGATGACTAATATGACTCATTCTAGTTTGGAGGCTATTAGCTATGGCTCTAGTTCTGTTTCTTGTTCAAGTGAGTGA